From Cannabis sativa cultivar Pink pepper isolate KNU-18-1 chromosome 8, ASM2916894v1, whole genome shotgun sequence, a single genomic window includes:
- the LOC115699759 gene encoding ubiquitin receptor RAD23b isoform X1, which yields MKLTVKTLKGSHFEIKVQPTDTIMAVKKNIEDIQGKDNYPCGQQLLIHNGKVLKDETTLAENKVTEDGFLVVMLSKSKTLGSGSAGTASSTQPSSTNPSAAAPTSNSSAPAPVAAPAPAPAPDTATIPAPAPAPAEAPVQAPSVDTADTYGQAASNLVAGSNLEQTVQQLMDMGGGTWDRETVTRALRAAYNNPERAVDYLYSGIPEAAEVAVPAAHFPANQATETGGTTAPVSGAPNSSPLNMFPQETLAGDGGGALGTLDFLRNNPQFQTLRSMVQSNPQILQPMLQELGKQNPQLLRLIEENHAEFLQLINEPLEGSEGDLFDQPDQDMPHAINVTPAEQEAIERLEGMGFDRALVIEAYLACDRNEELAANYLLENAADFED from the exons ATGAAGCTCACTGTCAAGACTCTCAAGGGCAGTCATTTCGAAATCAAGGTTCAGCCTACCGATACG ATTATGGCTGTTAAGAAGAACATTGAAGATATACAAGGAAAGGACAATTACCCATGTGGACAGCAGTTGCTAATCCACAATGGGAAGGTCTTGAAAGATGAAACGACACTAGCCGAGAACAAGGTTACCGAAGATGGTTTTCTTGTTGTCATGCTTAGCAAG AGTAAAACTTTAGGCTCCGGCTCAGCTGGCACGGCTTCTTCCACCCAG CCATCTTCTACAAATCCTTCTGCAGCTGCACCAACCTCAAATTCTTCTGCTCCTGCTCCTGTTGCTGCTCCAGCTCCAGCTCCAGCCCCTGATACTGCTACAATTCCAGCCCCTGCTCCTGCTCCTGCTGAAGCTCCGGTCCAAGCCCCGTCAGT TGATACTGCTGATACCTATGGCCAAGCTGCTTCAAATTTGGTTGCTGGTAGTAATCTTGAGCAAACTGTCCAACAATTAATGGACATGGGTGGTGGAACTTGGGACAGAGAAACTGTTACTCGTGCACTTCGAGCAGCATATAACAATCCAGAACGCGCAGTCGACTATTTGTACTCT GGTATTCCAGAAGCAGCAGAAGTTGCAGTTCCAGCGGCTCATTTCCCTGCAAATCAGGCAACTGAAACTGGTGGAACCACTGCTCCAGTGTCTGGTGCTCCTAACTCATCTCCATTAAATATGTTCCCACAG GAAACACTTGCTGGTGATGGTGGTGGAGCACTTGGAACTCTTGATTTCCTAAGGAACAATCCACAG TTTCAGACTTTACGATCAATGGTGCAATCTAATCCACAAATTTTACAG CCCATGCTTCAGGAGCTTGGAAAACAAAACCCCCAGCTTTTGAGATTAATCGAGGAGAACCATGCAGAGTTCCTTCAGCTAATAAATGAACCCCTTGAGGGTTCTGAAGG TGACTTATTTGATCAGCCTGATCAAGACATGCCCCATGCCATCAATGTCACCCCAGCTGAGCAGGAAGCTATAGAACGG CTTGAGGGAATGGGATTTGACAGAGCTTTAGTCATTGAAGCATATTTGGCTTGCGATCGTAATGAGGAATTGGCAGCAAATTACCTATTGGAGAATGCTGCGGATTTTGAGGATTGA
- the LOC115699759 gene encoding ubiquitin receptor RAD23b isoform X2 → MKLTVKTLKGSHFEIKVQPTDTIMAVKKNIEDIQGKDNYPCGQQLLIHNGKVLKDETTLAENKVTEDGFLVVMLSKSKTLGSGSAGTASSTQPSSTNPSAAAPTSNSSAPAPVAAPAPAPAPDTATIPAPAPAPAEAPVQAPDTADTYGQAASNLVAGSNLEQTVQQLMDMGGGTWDRETVTRALRAAYNNPERAVDYLYSGIPEAAEVAVPAAHFPANQATETGGTTAPVSGAPNSSPLNMFPQETLAGDGGGALGTLDFLRNNPQFQTLRSMVQSNPQILQPMLQELGKQNPQLLRLIEENHAEFLQLINEPLEGSEGDLFDQPDQDMPHAINVTPAEQEAIERLEGMGFDRALVIEAYLACDRNEELAANYLLENAADFED, encoded by the exons ATGAAGCTCACTGTCAAGACTCTCAAGGGCAGTCATTTCGAAATCAAGGTTCAGCCTACCGATACG ATTATGGCTGTTAAGAAGAACATTGAAGATATACAAGGAAAGGACAATTACCCATGTGGACAGCAGTTGCTAATCCACAATGGGAAGGTCTTGAAAGATGAAACGACACTAGCCGAGAACAAGGTTACCGAAGATGGTTTTCTTGTTGTCATGCTTAGCAAG AGTAAAACTTTAGGCTCCGGCTCAGCTGGCACGGCTTCTTCCACCCAG CCATCTTCTACAAATCCTTCTGCAGCTGCACCAACCTCAAATTCTTCTGCTCCTGCTCCTGTTGCTGCTCCAGCTCCAGCTCCAGCCCCTGATACTGCTACAATTCCAGCCCCTGCTCCTGCTCCTGCTGAAGCTCCGGTCCAAGCCCC TGATACTGCTGATACCTATGGCCAAGCTGCTTCAAATTTGGTTGCTGGTAGTAATCTTGAGCAAACTGTCCAACAATTAATGGACATGGGTGGTGGAACTTGGGACAGAGAAACTGTTACTCGTGCACTTCGAGCAGCATATAACAATCCAGAACGCGCAGTCGACTATTTGTACTCT GGTATTCCAGAAGCAGCAGAAGTTGCAGTTCCAGCGGCTCATTTCCCTGCAAATCAGGCAACTGAAACTGGTGGAACCACTGCTCCAGTGTCTGGTGCTCCTAACTCATCTCCATTAAATATGTTCCCACAG GAAACACTTGCTGGTGATGGTGGTGGAGCACTTGGAACTCTTGATTTCCTAAGGAACAATCCACAG TTTCAGACTTTACGATCAATGGTGCAATCTAATCCACAAATTTTACAG CCCATGCTTCAGGAGCTTGGAAAACAAAACCCCCAGCTTTTGAGATTAATCGAGGAGAACCATGCAGAGTTCCTTCAGCTAATAAATGAACCCCTTGAGGGTTCTGAAGG TGACTTATTTGATCAGCCTGATCAAGACATGCCCCATGCCATCAATGTCACCCCAGCTGAGCAGGAAGCTATAGAACGG CTTGAGGGAATGGGATTTGACAGAGCTTTAGTCATTGAAGCATATTTGGCTTGCGATCGTAATGAGGAATTGGCAGCAAATTACCTATTGGAGAATGCTGCGGATTTTGAGGATTGA